One segment of Paenibacillus sp. FSL R7-0337 DNA contains the following:
- the mobB gene encoding molybdopterin-guanine dinucleotide biosynthesis protein B translates to MESQHAAVQRLVPVLQIVGYKNSGKTTLACRIIEALSAQGLRVGSAKHDAHLFQLDDPGTDSSKHLLHGAVETVLTSPEATRVMRRSAASLREIAESMRGRVDLVIAEGFKSADYPKIALIRRTADQITLHKEATNIRLWLSWEEAVELQSAASGSRISPDSPPVLPLRDQALADQAVIALALSLLQS, encoded by the coding sequence ATGGAATCTCAGCATGCGGCGGTACAGCGCCTAGTTCCTGTACTGCAAATCGTCGGATACAAGAACAGCGGCAAAACAACCCTCGCCTGCCGGATAATCGAGGCCTTGTCTGCGCAAGGACTACGGGTTGGCTCTGCCAAGCATGATGCCCATCTCTTCCAGCTGGATGATCCGGGAACGGATAGCAGCAAGCATCTCCTGCACGGTGCAGTGGAGACGGTATTGACCTCGCCGGAGGCGACAAGGGTCATGCGCAGATCTGCGGCTTCACTGCGGGAAATCGCCGAGTCGATGCGCGGCAGAGTAGATCTGGTGATTGCTGAGGGGTTCAAATCTGCGGATTATCCCAAGATCGCCCTAATTCGCCGCACAGCAGACCAGATAACGCTGCACAAGGAAGCAACAAACATACGCCTGTGGTTAAGCTGGGAAGAGGCTGTGGAACTACAGAGTGCAGCGTCTGGTTCCCGGATTAGCCCGGATAGTCCGCCGGTATTGCCTTTGCGGGATCAGGCGCTTGCGGATCAGGCGGTTATCGCACTGGCGCTGTCACTGCTTCAGTCCTAG
- a CDS encoding YwiC-like family protein — protein sequence MKKYIPNQHGAWAMLVLPFLLGVAASKGQFIHIPLFICWLLIYLFSFPLLQGVKTRKFARYFQPLRLYGLLLLPFALYLVIVQPVLLGFALLLLPLFAVNLYYARTRNERALLNDISAIVAFCLVIYPVFYVGLGENWRAVNELFVLAVLYFIGTAFYVKTVIRERNNIRFYYGSVAYHLLFAAAGLYLFPSLLVPLLVLLLRAAILPRTGITAKRTGIIEIGFSVILYVSVLVLYF from the coding sequence ATGAAAAAATACATCCCCAACCAGCACGGCGCCTGGGCGATGCTCGTTCTCCCTTTTCTGCTGGGCGTCGCCGCTTCCAAGGGGCAGTTCATACATATTCCGCTGTTTATCTGCTGGCTGCTGATCTATCTGTTCAGCTTTCCGCTCTTGCAGGGGGTGAAGACCCGGAAGTTCGCACGTTATTTCCAGCCGCTCAGGTTATACGGACTTCTGCTGCTTCCGTTCGCCCTCTATCTGGTGATTGTCCAGCCTGTGCTGCTGGGGTTCGCGCTGCTGCTCTTGCCGTTATTCGCCGTTAACCTCTATTATGCCCGGACCCGAAATGAACGCGCCTTGCTTAATGACATCTCCGCTATTGTGGCGTTCTGCCTGGTGATTTATCCGGTCTTCTATGTGGGGCTTGGGGAGAACTGGAGAGCCGTGAATGAGCTGTTCGTGCTGGCGGTGCTGTACTTCATTGGAACTGCCTTCTATGTCAAAACCGTCATCCGTGAGCGGAACAATATCCGTTTCTATTATGGCTCCGTCGCCTATCATCTGCTGTTCGCGGCAGCCGGTCTGTATCTGTTCCCTTCACTGCTGGTCCCGCTGCTGGTTCTGCTGTTGCGGGCAGCCATTCTGCCGAGGACAGGAATTACCGCCAAACGTACGGGAATCATCGAGATCGGCTTCTCCGTCATCTTATATGTGTCTGTGCTGGTGCTGTATTTCTAG
- a CDS encoding pyridoxamine 5'-phosphate oxidase family protein, producing the protein MSTTHHSHEEAVETVRKLIKGIDMAMLTTISEEGLVSRPMKTQEVEFDGDLWFLTKKDTSKFGEILYDPRVNVVYADKSYVSIRGTAEIVTDVNKKKELWSAGYDTFLKTSYDDPNVILIKVHAEAAEYWKSGNMAEKAVYMFKRMTGQDTDGLNLNQTVELE; encoded by the coding sequence ATGTCAACTACACACCATAGTCACGAGGAAGCCGTTGAGACGGTCCGGAAGCTGATCAAGGGTATCGATATGGCTATGCTCACCACGATTTCGGAGGAAGGGCTGGTCTCCCGGCCCATGAAGACCCAGGAGGTCGAATTTGACGGGGATTTGTGGTTCCTGACCAAGAAGGATACCAGCAAGTTCGGGGAGATTCTGTATGACCCGCGCGTGAATGTCGTGTATGCCGATAAATCCTATGTATCCATTCGTGGGACGGCTGAGATTGTAACCGATGTGAACAAGAAGAAAGAGCTCTGGAGTGCAGGGTACGATACGTTCCTGAAGACAAGCTATGATGATCCGAATGTCATTCTGATAAAAGTCCATGCCGAAGCTGCCGAATACTGGAAGAGCGGCAATATGGCCGAGAAGGCTGTATACATGTTCAAGCGGATGACCGGCCAGGACACGGACGGGCTGAATCTGAATCAGACGGTCGAGCTGGAATAG
- the ilvB gene encoding biosynthetic-type acetolactate synthase large subunit, giving the protein MNGAELLIEMLIDKKVETLFGYPGGAVLPLYDALYDNDRIQHVLVRHEQAAVHAADGYARVTGRPGVALVTSGPGATNAVTGIATAFMDSVPLIVLTGQVATDLIGLDSFQEVDIYGMTMPVTKHNYIVRDIAELPRIVHEAFHVAVTGRPGPVLIDLPKNVMNAEFIPVSGAAEPCSAPVIRGYEPNPSIDPADIQLAAERLSRAERPLVLVGGGCMQGETPALLREFAERHHFPVASTLMGIGAFPSGHPLHLGMVGMHGTVAANRTLQGADVVLCLGVRFSDRVTGKRKAFSPGSYKIQVDLDTSELNKNIPVDLAVTGSCEELLRGIQEQVHTAEHLLWEEQIKVWRQRKPKPGREQGAKLTPQEVIRALQKATAGDAMIATDVGQHQIWTATHYEFSEARSFLTSGGLGTMGYGLPAAIGAAVAFPDRDVVCITGDGSFQMNMQEIMTAVDHGLNVKVAIFKNGYLGMVRQWQQLFLGRRYSSVRISSPDFVALAKSFGAHGFRARTLAEAEQIIEQALHTEGLVVMEFDITEEDNVYPIVPPGSSNQDMIVE; this is encoded by the coding sequence ATGAACGGAGCAGAACTGCTGATTGAGATGCTGATTGATAAAAAGGTAGAGACCCTGTTTGGCTACCCCGGTGGTGCCGTATTGCCTCTATATGATGCGCTCTATGATAATGACCGGATTCAGCATGTGCTGGTCCGCCATGAACAGGCTGCGGTTCACGCTGCAGACGGATACGCCAGAGTAACGGGACGGCCGGGGGTAGCGCTGGTAACCAGCGGTCCCGGAGCCACCAATGCAGTAACCGGAATTGCTACTGCGTTCATGGATTCTGTTCCGTTAATTGTGCTTACAGGTCAGGTAGCCACTGACCTTATTGGTCTGGATAGCTTTCAGGAAGTGGATATCTACGGAATGACCATGCCGGTCACGAAGCACAATTATATCGTCAGAGATATTGCCGAGCTTCCCAGAATCGTCCACGAAGCATTCCATGTAGCGGTCACGGGAAGACCAGGCCCCGTCCTGATTGATCTGCCGAAGAACGTGATGAATGCGGAGTTCATTCCTGTCAGTGGAGCGGCTGAGCCTTGCTCTGCGCCGGTGATCCGGGGATACGAGCCGAATCCGTCCATTGATCCTGCGGATATTCAGCTTGCGGCAGAGCGGCTGAGCCGTGCAGAGCGGCCGCTGGTGCTGGTCGGTGGAGGCTGCATGCAGGGAGAGACCCCTGCCCTCTTGCGGGAATTCGCGGAGCGGCATCACTTCCCCGTAGCAAGTACGCTGATGGGGATCGGGGCTTTCCCTTCCGGGCATCCCCTGCATCTGGGAATGGTCGGGATGCATGGAACGGTGGCAGCCAACCGTACGCTGCAAGGCGCCGATGTCGTGTTATGTCTCGGGGTACGGTTCAGCGACCGGGTAACGGGCAAGCGGAAGGCATTCTCGCCGGGGTCGTATAAAATCCAAGTGGATCTGGATACCTCAGAGCTGAACAAGAACATCCCCGTAGACCTTGCAGTGACTGGCTCTTGTGAGGAGCTGCTCAGAGGAATACAGGAACAGGTACATACCGCGGAGCATCTGCTCTGGGAGGAGCAGATTAAGGTCTGGCGTCAGCGCAAGCCGAAGCCGGGCCGGGAACAAGGCGCTAAGCTGACCCCGCAGGAAGTCATCCGCGCCCTCCAAAAGGCTACCGCAGGCGATGCGATGATTGCCACCGATGTCGGCCAGCATCAGATCTGGACGGCTACGCACTATGAATTCTCGGAAGCCCGATCCTTCCTGACCTCCGGCGGGCTGGGAACGATGGGGTACGGCCTGCCTGCTGCGATTGGGGCGGCCGTTGCTTTTCCTGACCGCGATGTGGTGTGTATTACAGGGGACGGAAGCTTCCAGATGAATATGCAGGAGATTATGACCGCCGTGGATCACGGCCTGAATGTCAAGGTGGCAATCTTCAAGAACGGGTATCTGGGAATGGTACGGCAATGGCAGCAGCTGTTTCTGGGCCGGCGTTATTCCTCGGTGCGGATCAGTTCGCCGGATTTCGTGGCCTTAGCCAAATCCTTCGGCGCCCACGGGTTCCGGGCGCGAACGCTGGCTGAAGCGGAGCAGATTATTGAACAGGCTCTGCATACGGAAGGACTGGTTGTGATGGAATTTGATATCACCGAGGAGGATAATGTCTATCCCATTGTACCGCCAGGCTCAAGCAATCAGGATATGATCGTAGAATAG
- a CDS encoding molybdenum cofactor biosynthesis protein MoaE translates to MGDSLFEITESAIIPAEVSDKVLRREAGAITLFIGTVREFTQGKKTLYLEYEAYPSMAVTQLKRIGQEVLERWPDTKVAVTHRIGRLEITDIAVVIAVSSPHRKAAYEANEYVIERIKQIVPIWKKETGEDGKAWIGDQLNQNAYPEGRPLLPDIPAEDER, encoded by the coding sequence ATGGGCGATTCGTTATTTGAAATTACAGAGTCCGCGATAATACCTGCTGAGGTATCCGATAAAGTTCTGCGTAGAGAGGCCGGGGCGATTACCTTATTCATCGGTACAGTGCGTGAGTTCACGCAGGGAAAGAAAACCTTGTATCTTGAATATGAAGCGTATCCGTCTATGGCTGTAACGCAGCTGAAGCGCATCGGGCAGGAAGTGCTGGAGCGCTGGCCGGATACGAAGGTTGCGGTCACCCACCGGATCGGCAGGCTGGAGATTACCGATATTGCTGTAGTCATCGCAGTCTCATCGCCCCACCGTAAGGCTGCCTATGAAGCGAATGAATATGTGATTGAGCGGATCAAGCAAATCGTCCCCATCTGGAAAAAAGAAACCGGCGAGGACGGCAAAGCGTGGATTGGCGACCAGCTGAATCAGAATGCCTACCCTGAGGGCCGTCCGCTGCTGCCGGATATTCCGGCGGAAGATGAGAGGTAG
- a CDS encoding DNA alkylation repair protein, whose amino-acid sequence MNAEQVMQELEALGKERTKKMYTANGAREPLFGVATGAMKPIFRQTGINQTLAEELYATGNYDAMYFAGIIADPNGMTEADYNRWIDGAYFYMLSDFVVAVTLAEADIAQQVADEWIRSGEDLRMSAGWSCYCWLLGSRPDQEFSESKLASMLEQAEQSIHQSPERTRYSMNNFMYTVAVSYSPLHDLARETAERVGPVEVDKDKPKSKRISAYDNIMKAVGKGRTGFKRKHVRC is encoded by the coding sequence ATGAATGCAGAACAGGTAATGCAGGAGCTTGAAGCGCTTGGCAAGGAACGGACCAAGAAGATGTATACCGCAAACGGTGCACGGGAACCGCTCTTTGGTGTGGCTACCGGTGCCATGAAGCCGATTTTCAGGCAAACCGGAATCAATCAGACGCTGGCTGAGGAGCTGTATGCCACAGGTAATTATGATGCGATGTATTTTGCCGGGATCATTGCTGATCCGAACGGGATGACAGAGGCGGATTACAACCGCTGGATAGACGGGGCTTATTTCTATATGCTGTCCGATTTCGTGGTGGCTGTAACCTTGGCTGAAGCGGATATTGCCCAGCAGGTGGCCGATGAGTGGATCAGGAGCGGAGAGGACCTTCGAATGTCGGCAGGCTGGAGCTGTTACTGCTGGCTGCTGGGAAGCCGCCCGGATCAGGAGTTCTCGGAGAGTAAGCTGGCCAGTATGCTGGAGCAGGCAGAGCAGAGCATTCATCAGTCCCCTGAGCGCACCCGGTATTCGATGAACAACTTTATGTATACGGTGGCCGTATCGTATTCGCCGCTTCATGATCTGGCACGCGAGACGGCGGAGCGGGTGGGTCCGGTCGAGGTGGACAAGGACAAGCCGAAGAGCAAGCGTATCAGCGCATACGATAATATTATGAAGGCTGTCGGCAAAGGACGGACCGGGTTCAAGCGCAAGCATGTACGCTGCTGA